One window of Brevibacterium pigmentatum genomic DNA carries:
- a CDS encoding AMP-binding protein encodes MRAISQTSPAKDFTPTPRRGVNVSHFLTQTARRIPDRLAVVDDDHGQRWTWAELDARAEALAAALQAGGVDRRDTVLLVSANHAEVIQSFWGILRSGGVIAPPNAALSTEELLGISAEVAPAAVIADRAYADFVTALKNTGFTGPVFWIGDLPTAQAAAAPAEAVDSAVDEDDPCWYFFTSGSTGRPKAATFTHRHLGAVLMNHRCDLFPNEDETGASLVLAPLSHGAGIHMLGQVFGGTPSVIHPGGKPSVESLWPAIDAYGITNAFTVPTILNRIAAGYPEGRGPEDHTLERVIYAGAPMLATDQARALERLGPCLVQYFGLAEVTGAITILRPEDHGAIPVDDAGIGTCGRARTGVEIVIVDETGAQLAAGVQGEVCVAGPTVCAGYLGRPDANAESFAGGLFHTGDVGYLDERGYLFLTGRKSDMYISGGSNVYPREIEELLLTDTEVAQAVVVGVPDPQWGEIGVAVIERAPANGNDGVGVSDADADDLAERLTALCRSGLAKYKVPKEIHFVETMPVTAYGKLARKELKAEYSQGRGSAR; translated from the coding sequence ATGCGCGCCATCTCCCAGACATCCCCGGCGAAGGACTTCACGCCCACACCTCGGCGCGGGGTCAACGTCTCCCACTTCCTCACCCAGACCGCCCGCCGCATCCCCGACCGCCTCGCCGTCGTCGACGACGATCACGGGCAGCGCTGGACCTGGGCCGAACTCGACGCCCGCGCCGAAGCGCTCGCCGCCGCCCTCCAGGCCGGTGGCGTCGACCGTCGCGACACCGTCCTCCTCGTCTCGGCCAACCACGCCGAGGTGATCCAGTCCTTCTGGGGAATCCTGCGCTCCGGCGGGGTCATCGCCCCACCGAACGCGGCCCTGTCGACCGAGGAGCTGCTCGGCATCAGCGCCGAGGTAGCCCCCGCCGCCGTCATCGCCGACCGCGCCTACGCCGACTTCGTCACAGCCCTCAAAAACACCGGCTTCACCGGTCCCGTCTTCTGGATCGGCGACCTGCCTACGGCTCAGGCGGCAGCGGCACCGGCAGAGGCCGTCGACTCGGCAGTCGACGAGGACGACCCCTGCTGGTACTTCTTCACCTCCGGGTCGACCGGGCGACCCAAGGCTGCGACTTTCACGCACCGCCACCTCGGCGCGGTGCTCATGAATCACCGCTGCGACCTCTTTCCCAACGAGGACGAGACGGGGGCGTCCCTTGTGCTCGCGCCGCTGTCGCACGGCGCGGGCATCCACATGCTCGGGCAGGTCTTCGGCGGCACTCCGTCGGTCATCCACCCCGGTGGCAAGCCCAGCGTGGAGTCCCTGTGGCCGGCCATCGATGCCTACGGGATCACGAACGCCTTCACCGTCCCGACCATCCTCAACCGCATCGCCGCCGGCTACCCAGAAGGCCGCGGACCCGAGGATCACACCCTCGAGCGGGTCATCTACGCCGGAGCCCCGATGCTCGCGACCGACCAAGCCCGGGCGCTCGAGAGGCTCGGGCCCTGCCTCGTCCAGTACTTCGGACTCGCCGAGGTGACCGGAGCGATCACGATCCTCCGCCCAGAGGACCACGGAGCCATCCCCGTCGACGACGCCGGAATCGGCACCTGCGGCCGCGCCCGCACCGGAGTCGAGATCGTCATCGTCGACGAGACCGGCGCACAGCTGGCCGCAGGCGTTCAGGGCGAGGTCTGCGTGGCCGGACCGACCGTGTGCGCCGGCTACCTCGGCCGCCCCGATGCGAACGCCGAATCCTTCGCCGGAGGGCTCTTCCACACCGGTGACGTCGGCTACCTCGACGAACGCGGGTACCTGTTCCTCACCGGCCGCAAGTCCGATATGTACATCTCCGGCGGTTCGAACGTCTACCCCCGCGAGATCGAGGAGCTCCTCCTCACCGACACCGAGGTGGCCCAGGCCGTCGTCGTGGGCGTGCCCGACCCGCAGTGGGGCGAGATCGGCGTGGCCGTCATCGAGCGAGCGCCGGCGAACGGGAACGACGGAGTCGGTGTTTCCGATGCCGACGCGGATGACCTGGCCGAGCGGCTGACCGCTCTCTGCAGGTCGGGTCTGGCGAAATACAAGGTGCCCAAGGAGATCCACTTCGTCGAGACCATGCCGGTCACCGCCTACGGCAAACTCGCACGCAAGGAACTCAAGGCCGAATACTCCCAAGGACGGGGCAGCGCACGATGA
- a CDS encoding SDR family NAD(P)-dependent oxidoreductase codes for MNSTETAAVSVPTGRLVGTTIMAIGCGTPDGEVNNGFAAAIGFLREGAKVCIVDRDPGALDEATRALAEATAQVDSYGAVTSERGHLGAVDLDSQLTTVVADVGDEDSLAAAFAHCADRLGGPTVLHYNVGIVVNGGVDELETDGFRRALDINLTGAFSAIKHALPHMRAAGHGSIITVSSVAGMRYMGYDYPAYAASKAGLIELTKVVGAQYASEGIRANSIAPGLIETPLIHRSISGHYGSVEEMLAARHAQSPTGKMGRPEDVADLAVFLASSESAYINSTLIPVDGGLTHYAGMPKR; via the coding sequence ATGAACTCGACTGAGACGGCAGCCGTGTCAGTGCCGACAGGTAGGTTAGTCGGCACGACGATCATGGCCATCGGCTGCGGCACTCCGGACGGGGAGGTGAACAACGGCTTCGCCGCTGCGATCGGATTCCTTCGCGAGGGAGCGAAGGTCTGCATCGTCGACCGTGACCCAGGTGCGCTTGACGAAGCGACACGGGCCCTCGCCGAGGCAACTGCCCAGGTCGACTCGTACGGCGCGGTCACGTCTGAGCGGGGCCACCTCGGTGCGGTCGACCTCGACTCTCAGCTGACCACGGTCGTCGCCGACGTCGGCGACGAAGACTCCCTGGCTGCGGCGTTCGCGCACTGTGCCGATCGCCTCGGCGGGCCAACCGTGCTGCACTACAACGTCGGCATCGTCGTCAACGGGGGAGTCGACGAACTCGAGACCGACGGCTTCCGTCGTGCCCTCGACATCAACCTCACCGGGGCGTTCTCCGCGATCAAGCATGCGCTGCCGCATATGCGCGCGGCCGGACACGGGTCGATCATCACGGTGTCCTCGGTCGCCGGCATGCGCTACATGGGGTATGACTACCCGGCGTATGCGGCATCGAAGGCCGGACTCATCGAACTGACGAAGGTCGTCGGCGCGCAGTACGCCTCCGAGGGCATCCGCGCGAATTCGATCGCCCCGGGCCTCATCGAGACCCCGCTCATCCATCGTTCGATCTCGGGCCACTACGGCTCGGTCGAGGAGATGCTCGCCGCTCGGCATGCGCAGTCGCCGACAGGGAAGATGGGTCGGCCCGAGGATGTTGCGGACCTCGCGGTGTTCCTCGCATCAAGCGAATCGGCCTACATCAACTCCACGCTCATCCCCGTGGATGGAGGACTGACCCATTACGCGGGGATGCCGAAACGATGA
- a CDS encoding DctP family TRAP transporter solute-binding subunit, whose amino-acid sequence MVPIIRTTRTMLVWSAVLMVCALLLAGCGTNFGTTDDGKQRYRWKMTVTTGSTSTWYLAAEKFAKDLDEETDGRITMKVFANERLSAGEATAGVEQLMDGAKDFSYNSPIIYAGVDPRFGAVTAPFIFDSVEDGQKALAGKGGDVYADYLAERGVHLLGFGESGMRQLTNTHRPIHTPDDMKGMKFRIPGFGMYTDLYRGLGANPTTMPFGEVFTALQQGAIDGQENPIDVIYSANLQEVQPYLTLWNYSYDPLVLGINKDLFDSLTPEDQKLVTRLAGEANDFQIKKNRDGEEKLIAELADSGMEVNELSDEEKDAFRAKLGPIYSEYRKVWGSDMSQAFIPKGL is encoded by the coding sequence ATGGTGCCGATAATACGGACGACGAGGACCATGCTCGTCTGGTCCGCCGTACTGATGGTGTGCGCCCTGCTGCTGGCAGGGTGCGGAACGAACTTCGGCACCACCGACGACGGCAAGCAGCGCTACCGGTGGAAGATGACGGTGACGACCGGATCGACCTCGACGTGGTACCTCGCGGCGGAGAAGTTCGCGAAGGACCTCGACGAGGAGACCGACGGACGGATCACCATGAAGGTCTTCGCCAACGAACGGCTGTCGGCCGGTGAGGCCACGGCCGGAGTCGAACAGCTCATGGACGGGGCGAAGGACTTCTCCTACAACTCGCCGATCATCTACGCCGGCGTCGACCCGCGCTTCGGCGCTGTCACCGCTCCCTTCATCTTCGACTCCGTCGAGGACGGCCAGAAGGCGCTCGCCGGCAAGGGTGGCGACGTCTACGCCGACTACCTCGCCGAACGCGGCGTGCATCTGCTCGGCTTCGGCGAATCCGGCATGCGGCAGCTGACGAACACGCACCGGCCCATCCACACGCCCGACGACATGAAGGGCATGAAGTTCCGCATCCCCGGCTTCGGCATGTACACCGACCTCTACCGCGGACTCGGCGCGAACCCGACGACGATGCCCTTCGGTGAGGTCTTCACGGCCCTGCAGCAGGGAGCCATCGACGGTCAGGAGAACCCGATCGACGTCATCTACTCGGCGAACCTGCAGGAGGTCCAGCCGTACCTGACGCTGTGGAACTACTCCTATGACCCGCTCGTCCTCGGCATCAACAAGGACCTCTTCGACTCCCTGACGCCTGAGGACCAGAAGCTCGTGACCCGCCTGGCCGGCGAGGCCAACGACTTCCAGATCAAGAAGAACCGCGACGGCGAAGAGAAGCTCATCGCCGAACTCGCCGACTCCGGCATGGAGGTCAACGAACTCAGCGACGAGGAGAAGGACGCCTTCCGCGCCAAGCTGGGGCCGATCTACAGCGAATACCGCAAGGTCTGGGGATCGGACATGTCCCAGGCGTTCATCCCGAAAGGACTGTGA
- a CDS encoding TRAP transporter small permease, translating to MRAIRFFEDWVVIASFMVIVVVTFVNVLSRYIFKASLAFSEEITINLLVVLTMMGAVVGIRLGAHLGFTYLVENAKGSVRRVLLITGTTLIVVFLAVLLIWGGEMTIAQGLRGRATPSLGIPQWLFTLSIPLAGLLGIIRSLQALRTALHEDTSVEAVVERLASEAAPTIDSSEFSSDLEGGRK from the coding sequence ATGAGAGCCATCAGATTCTTCGAGGACTGGGTCGTCATCGCCTCATTTATGGTGATCGTCGTCGTCACCTTCGTCAACGTCCTCTCCCGCTACATCTTCAAGGCCTCATTGGCCTTCTCCGAGGAGATCACCATCAACCTCCTCGTCGTGCTCACGATGATGGGAGCCGTCGTCGGGATCCGCCTCGGCGCGCATCTCGGGTTCACCTATCTCGTGGAGAACGCAAAAGGCAGCGTGCGCCGCGTCCTCCTCATCACCGGCACCACCCTCATCGTCGTTTTCCTCGCCGTCCTCCTCATCTGGGGCGGGGAGATGACGATCGCACAGGGCCTGCGCGGCCGGGCGACCCCGTCGCTGGGCATCCCGCAGTGGCTGTTCACCCTGTCCATTCCCTTGGCCGGTCTGCTCGGAATCATCCGCAGCCTCCAGGCTCTGCGGACGGCTCTTCATGAGGACACCTCCGTCGAGGCGGTCGTCGAACGGCTCGCCAGCGAAGCCGCCCCGACCATCGACTCGTCCGAATTCTCCTCTGACCTCGAAGGAGGCCGGAAATGA
- a CDS encoding TRAP transporter large permease produces MIALLLFGSFFLFLGLGIPVAFALGLSAVVTLVTTDGFQVLDVVPSVVFPSMSSGTLLAIPFFILAGIVMQYTGISQRLVDLAFLIFGRLRHGLAAVTIISAFFFSAISGSGPATVAAIGAILIPALVRNGYQKKHAVSLVAASGSMGIVVPPSIAFIIFAVVAAEFGKISISRLFIAGIVPGIIMALAFFIAALFVPRVRELAGLPVRKKSAAEAVPGSTSTGTPASGLVGIDSVGNGGSGDGAAAGKTQLLTTEGKATSASSGVSGTSGSVGSGSVGSADPTVTVNPEGGFGEIMAALVKAIPGLLIPVIILGGIYGGIFTPTEAGAVASVYALIVGVFVYRELGWKDMPKVFLESGVSTAVIMFIVGVASLFSYVITVEGVADRISTAVLGVTDNKYLILAAITIILLIVGAFVDVISAFYLFIPILVPILIGVGVDMTTIGVFMTVNLAIGLFTPPVGLNLYVGAGIGKVKLEEVVRGIMPFIICAIIALLLITYIPAISNWLPDLLGVG; encoded by the coding sequence ATGATCGCGCTCCTGCTCTTCGGCAGCTTCTTCCTCTTCCTCGGCCTCGGAATCCCTGTCGCCTTCGCCCTCGGTCTGTCCGCCGTCGTCACCCTGGTGACCACCGACGGATTCCAGGTCCTCGACGTCGTGCCCTCGGTGGTGTTCCCGTCGATGAGTTCGGGCACGCTGCTGGCGATCCCGTTCTTCATCCTCGCCGGCATCGTCATGCAGTACACGGGCATCTCGCAGCGACTGGTCGACCTCGCGTTCCTCATCTTCGGACGGCTGCGCCACGGCCTGGCCGCAGTGACGATCATCTCCGCGTTCTTCTTCTCCGCCATTTCCGGATCCGGTCCTGCCACCGTGGCCGCGATCGGTGCGATCCTCATCCCCGCGCTCGTGCGCAACGGGTACCAGAAGAAGCACGCGGTCTCCCTCGTCGCAGCCTCCGGATCGATGGGCATCGTCGTGCCGCCGTCGATCGCGTTCATCATCTTCGCCGTCGTCGCCGCCGAGTTCGGCAAGATCTCGATCTCCCGGCTCTTCATCGCCGGCATCGTGCCCGGCATCATCATGGCGCTCGCGTTCTTCATCGCCGCACTGTTCGTACCAAGGGTGCGTGAGCTCGCCGGTCTGCCGGTGAGGAAAAAGTCCGCCGCCGAGGCGGTGCCCGGGTCCACATCGACCGGAACACCGGCGTCCGGTTTGGTCGGTATTGACTCCGTTGGGAACGGCGGTTCGGGTGATGGTGCGGCAGCGGGGAAGACTCAGCTGCTGACGACGGAGGGGAAGGCCACCTCGGCGAGTTCCGGGGTTTCCGGGACTTCGGGGTCGGTCGGGTCCGGGTCGGTCGGATCGGCGGATCCGACGGTCACGGTCAACCCCGAGGGCGGGTTCGGCGAGATCATGGCCGCACTGGTCAAGGCGATCCCGGGCCTGCTCATTCCGGTGATCATCCTCGGCGGGATCTACGGCGGAATCTTCACCCCCACCGAGGCGGGAGCCGTCGCATCCGTGTACGCGCTCATCGTCGGGGTGTTCGTCTACCGGGAGCTGGGTTGGAAGGACATGCCGAAGGTGTTCCTCGAGTCCGGGGTCTCGACCGCGGTCATCATGTTCATCGTCGGCGTGGCCAGCCTCTTCTCCTACGTCATCACCGTCGAAGGCGTGGCCGACCGGATCTCGACGGCCGTGCTGGGTGTGACGGACAACAAGTACCTCATCCTCGCGGCGATCACGATCATCCTGCTCATCGTCGGCGCCTTCGTCGACGTGATCAGCGCGTTCTACCTGTTCATCCCGATCCTCGTGCCGATCCTCATCGGCGTGGGTGTGGACATGACGACGATCGGTGTGTTCATGACCGTCAACCTCGCGATCGGCCTGTTCACGCCGCCGGTCGGGCTCAACCTCTATGTGGGTGCGGGCATCGGAAAGGTCAAGCTCGAGGAGGTCGTGCGCGGGATCATGCCGTTCATCATCTGCGCGATCATCGCCCTGCTGCTCATCACCTACATCCCGGCGATCTCGAACTGGCTGCCGGACCTGCTCGGGGTCGGATAG